Proteins encoded by one window of Paenibacillus urinalis:
- a CDS encoding beta-galactosidase, translating into MKLLTLKLKSEAKPIHSGRLGDCKGINPKGESFGFTNYYMTKDGRPAIPVVGEFHFSRFSSLHWEEELLKMKAGGINIVATYVFWNHHEEEEGVFEWGGERDLRHFIDLCSKIRLPLIIRIGPFCHGEVRNGGIPDWVFHKPLEVRSNDPEYLALARRLYREIAKQVKGTLFQDGGPIIGIQLENEYMHAGAPLDAWGYKTGVFLSAGKEGNQHLAELRRLAEEAGMKPMFFTATAWGGAAVPESGTLPMLAGYAYTPWIPNQPPSGEYIYRDLHATPMESVGYDTLQYPVAYCEMAGGMQVSYTARPNVSPDSVEAMTLVKLASGSNILGYYMYHGGSNPKGKHTYLNEHGLPKISYDYQSPLGEFGRVGESYDRIRTLALMLDAFGESIAPLGTELPPGQSEILPEDTETIRWCVRQRDGSGFLFLNNFQDHVETKEHSDVRIELDTGRGVAAFPREGALTMNRGMGAVLPFHMTIHGIRIVTATVQPLTKLDNEASPLVVFQALNDIKPELVLDKQTAVRISEEGGQVIEEESVWIIRPAVGKEYTIDVLKPNGETVKIAVFSREEALQTYKLDLWDQERLMVSSSRLYVKDGRLVCSSEGAEHWQVAVYPALSSDLQTTVGSITSSSLGSFDLIEVNVPSYRPMVEITYPSDKHAVLQTNTDWPEQIGDVFLSIDYSGDVAAAYLKDDLLTDHIQYGEAWPIGLKQFRNELESASLTLSITPLREGTVHTFVNQALVERFEGREIAEFHLIEATPIYEAALTLSFHR; encoded by the coding sequence ATGAAACTGCTTACACTCAAGCTTAAATCGGAAGCGAAGCCCATTCATTCGGGCAGGTTGGGAGATTGCAAGGGAATTAATCCTAAGGGTGAGAGTTTTGGTTTTACGAATTACTATATGACAAAAGACGGGCGACCGGCTATACCTGTTGTGGGAGAATTTCATTTCTCACGTTTCTCCTCTCTTCACTGGGAGGAGGAACTGCTTAAGATGAAGGCAGGCGGCATAAACATCGTCGCGACCTATGTGTTCTGGAACCACCACGAAGAGGAGGAAGGTGTCTTCGAATGGGGAGGAGAGCGTGATTTACGCCATTTCATTGACTTGTGTTCAAAAATCAGGTTACCGCTCATCATCCGGATTGGTCCTTTTTGCCATGGTGAAGTGCGTAATGGAGGGATACCGGATTGGGTGTTTCACAAGCCGCTTGAAGTTCGCTCAAACGACCCTGAGTATCTAGCACTAGCGCGCAGGCTGTACCGTGAAATCGCGAAGCAGGTGAAAGGCACCTTGTTCCAGGATGGCGGACCGATTATTGGGATCCAGCTGGAGAATGAATATATGCATGCCGGAGCCCCACTAGACGCATGGGGATATAAGACAGGCGTGTTTCTGAGCGCAGGAAAAGAAGGCAATCAGCATCTTGCTGAGCTTCGCAGGCTCGCTGAGGAAGCAGGTATGAAGCCGATGTTCTTTACGGCCACAGCGTGGGGCGGGGCTGCTGTTCCAGAGAGCGGAACGCTTCCGATGCTTGCTGGTTATGCATATACACCGTGGATTCCGAATCAGCCGCCGAGCGGAGAATACATTTATCGGGATTTACATGCGACTCCTATGGAGTCCGTGGGGTACGATACGCTCCAGTACCCAGTCGCATACTGTGAGATGGCTGGGGGAATGCAGGTAAGCTACACGGCTAGGCCGAATGTGTCTCCAGACAGTGTGGAGGCGATGACACTGGTGAAGCTGGCAAGCGGAAGCAATATTCTAGGCTATTATATGTATCATGGGGGATCGAATCCTAAGGGTAAACATACGTATTTAAACGAACACGGACTTCCCAAAATCTCTTATGACTATCAGTCTCCACTAGGTGAATTTGGCAGAGTCGGAGAATCATACGATCGTATTCGGACACTTGCACTCATGCTGGATGCCTTTGGCGAGAGTATTGCCCCCCTCGGAACGGAGCTGCCCCCAGGTCAATCCGAAATCCTCCCTGAAGATACAGAAACGATTCGTTGGTGTGTACGCCAAAGGGATGGCAGCGGCTTTCTATTCTTGAACAATTTTCAGGATCATGTGGAGACGAAGGAACATTCCGATGTACGTATTGAGCTCGACACGGGCAGAGGCGTTGCTGCATTTCCTCGTGAGGGCGCGCTTACGATGAATCGTGGGATGGGCGCGGTCCTTCCGTTTCATATGACCATACATGGTATCCGAATTGTAACCGCTACCGTACAGCCGCTGACCAAGCTGGATAACGAAGCGTCGCCGCTGGTTGTCTTTCAGGCACTGAATGACATCAAGCCAGAGCTCGTGTTGGATAAACAGACAGCAGTTCGCATATCTGAAGAAGGCGGACAAGTAATTGAGGAGGAATCGGTTTGGATTATAAGGCCTGCCGTAGGCAAGGAATATACGATCGATGTTCTGAAGCCGAATGGAGAAACCGTTAAAATCGCAGTATTCTCCAGGGAAGAGGCGCTTCAGACGTATAAGCTTGACCTATGGGATCAAGAGAGGCTTATGGTCAGCAGCAGCCGATTGTATGTAAAAGACGGGCGTCTCGTCTGCAGCTCTGAAGGAGCAGAGCATTGGCAGGTTGCCGTCTATCCTGCATTATCGTCTGACCTGCAAACTACGGTTGGTTCTATTACCTCTTCCTCTCTAGGCAGCTTTGACCTAATTGAAGTGAACGTACCTTCTTATCGTCCGATGGTTGAGATCACTTATCCATCTGACAAGCATGCCGTATTACAAACAAATACCGATTGGCCAGAGCAGATCGGTGACGTATTCTTATCTATTGATTACAGTGGTGATGTAGCAGCAGCATATCTGAAGGATGATTTGCTTACAGATCATATTCAATATGGTGAGGCGTGGCCTATTGGGTTAAAACAGTTTCGTAATGAGCTGGAATCCGCTTCTCTTACATTGTCCATAACGCCTCTGCGAGAAGGCACAGTTCATACCTTTGTTAATCAAGCGCTTGTGGAAAGGTTCGAAGGAAGGGAAATCGCTGAATTCCATCTCATTGAAGCGACTCCGATTTATGAGGCAGCCTTGACTCTTTCATTTCATCGTTAA
- a CDS encoding cellulase-like family protein: MINIRNDLPRKLTITMWDFSWYTMTMPGEPYSDLSARFKEAVERGYNTIRICAMPFMLFTSEGKRPGPLKFGNLGKVGQRTRWYNCRGGAELDGHAHLLELFKQAQAHNCYIMLSSWEYQQSPSFLAHPELRDELAAIPPEKRFMAIAASMNQLIQFVKKEGYGSQIVYAELHNEVEFGQLTAIGTSQGISDTNTPELVEVMQPYIEEAVDYLRECHPDLLITASYTLNEAYSKCDVARNLQVAHFHLYIKGVLNELMDLAGLNEDKPFPNPFVQSLLREDAPPIEEWTLPVGQEWRMEGNPVGMKLIYLHDWADTDKWDLFLYEHYAAQKLAMLQKVDLRFDEVHDWVRRNGIPVVIGEGYVGYTPLYAGFEEGPVGKFIAEYAIRKGMSLGFWGMTLCSNCAPHHPFWDDIPWQQKWNRFILEYN, encoded by the coding sequence ATGATTAACATTAGAAATGATCTGCCTCGGAAGCTTACGATTACGATGTGGGATTTCTCTTGGTATACGATGACGATGCCGGGTGAGCCGTATAGCGACTTAAGCGCGCGCTTTAAAGAAGCGGTGGAACGAGGATACAACACGATTCGGATCTGCGCTATGCCGTTCATGCTGTTCACAAGTGAAGGGAAGCGCCCTGGTCCATTGAAATTCGGTAATCTAGGAAAAGTCGGTCAGCGCACGCGCTGGTACAATTGCCGCGGTGGAGCTGAGCTGGACGGTCATGCTCATCTGCTGGAGCTGTTCAAGCAGGCACAAGCTCATAACTGTTATATTATGTTATCCTCCTGGGAGTATCAACAGAGCCCTAGCTTCCTAGCCCATCCCGAGCTGCGGGATGAGCTGGCTGCGATACCGCCAGAGAAACGGTTCATGGCTATCGCCGCTTCGATGAATCAGTTAATTCAATTCGTTAAGAAGGAAGGCTATGGCAGTCAAATTGTTTATGCAGAGCTGCATAATGAGGTGGAGTTCGGACAACTGACAGCGATCGGAACCAGCCAAGGGATATCAGATACGAATACGCCGGAACTTGTGGAAGTGATGCAGCCATATATTGAAGAGGCCGTAGATTATCTGCGCGAATGTCATCCAGATCTATTGATAACCGCAAGCTATACGCTGAACGAAGCTTATTCAAAATGCGATGTTGCACGTAACCTTCAGGTTGCTCATTTTCATTTATATATTAAAGGCGTGCTGAACGAGCTGATGGATTTGGCCGGTCTGAACGAGGATAAGCCGTTTCCGAATCCTTTTGTACAGTCGTTGCTTAGAGAAGATGCTCCACCCATTGAAGAATGGACACTTCCGGTAGGACAGGAATGGCGGATGGAAGGTAATCCGGTCGGGATGAAGCTAATTTATCTGCATGACTGGGCGGATACAGACAAATGGGATTTATTCCTATATGAGCACTATGCGGCACAAAAACTCGCAATGCTGCAAAAAGTGGACCTGCGATTTGATGAAGTTCATGACTGGGTACGGCGTAACGGTATTCCGGTTGTCATCGGAGAGGGTTACGTAGGATATACCCCGCTATACGCAGGGTTTGAAGAAGGACCAGTCGGAAAGTTTATCGCTGAATATGCGATCCGTAAAGGGATGTCCCTTGGTTTCTGGGGAATGACATTGTGCTCTAACTGCGCGCCACATCATCCGTTCTGGGACGACATCCCTTGGCAGCAGAAATGGAATCGATTCATATTGGAATATAATTAA